One Streptococcus sp. zg-86 DNA window includes the following coding sequences:
- the glmU gene encoding bifunctional UDP-N-acetylglucosamine diphosphorylase/glucosamine-1-phosphate N-acetyltransferase GlmU — translation MTNYAIILAAGKGTRMKSDLPKVLHKVAGISMVEHVFRSVSAISPAKMVTVVGHKAEMVEAVLAEQTEFVTQAEQLGTGHAVMMAEPLLQNCTGQTLVIAGDTPLITGESLRHLVEFHVNHKNVATILTAETDNPFGYGRIVRNQHGEVTKIVEEKDASEFEKQIKEINTGTYVFDNARLFEALKNINTNNAQGEYYITDVIGIFREAGEKVGAYVLRDFDESLGVNDRVALAKAEEVMRTRINKKHMVNGVSFTNPAATYIDIDVAIAPDVQIEANVTLKGKTSIGAETILTNGTYIVDSEIGARVVVTNSMIEESRIAEGVTVGPYAHIRPGSQLAKDVHIGNFVEVKGSSIGENTKAGHLTYIGNAEVGRDVNFGAGTITVNYDGQKKYTTKIGDHVFVGSNSTLIAPLEIGDNALTAAGSTITRNVPQDAVAIGRSRQENKAEYAKRLPHYPKDKEE, via the coding sequence ATGACAAATTATGCAATTATTTTAGCAGCAGGTAAGGGAACTCGAATGAAATCGGATCTGCCAAAGGTCTTGCACAAGGTGGCAGGGATTTCAATGGTGGAACATGTCTTTCGGAGCGTATCCGCCATTTCTCCTGCGAAAATGGTCACGGTAGTAGGACACAAGGCGGAGATGGTTGAAGCTGTATTGGCAGAGCAGACAGAGTTTGTTACCCAAGCAGAACAACTTGGAACGGGCCATGCGGTGATGATGGCAGAGCCACTCCTTCAAAATTGTACTGGACAGACACTGGTTATCGCAGGCGATACCCCTCTGATTACTGGGGAAAGCTTGCGCCATTTGGTTGAGTTCCATGTGAACCATAAGAACGTAGCTACTATTTTGACAGCGGAAACAGATAATCCATTTGGGTACGGTCGTATCGTGCGGAATCAGCACGGTGAAGTGACGAAGATTGTCGAAGAAAAAGATGCTTCTGAGTTTGAAAAGCAAATCAAAGAAATCAATACAGGGACCTATGTCTTTGATAATGCGCGTTTATTTGAGGCGCTGAAAAATATCAATACCAATAATGCACAGGGCGAATATTATATTACAGATGTAATTGGTATTTTCCGTGAAGCAGGTGAAAAGGTTGGTGCCTATGTGCTCCGTGATTTTGATGAAAGTCTTGGGGTCAATGACCGTGTGGCACTTGCTAAGGCCGAAGAAGTCATGCGTACCCGCATTAACAAGAAACATATGGTCAATGGTGTTAGCTTTACAAATCCAGCGGCAACCTATATTGATATCGATGTTGCGATTGCGCCAGATGTGCAGATTGAAGCCAATGTAACCTTGAAAGGAAAAACGTCGATTGGTGCAGAAACTATCTTGACAAACGGTACTTATATTGTCGATTCAGAAATTGGTGCTAGAGTGGTTGTGACCAACTCTATGATTGAGGAATCGCGTATCGCAGAAGGTGTGACAGTTGGGCCGTATGCTCATATCCGCCCAGGGTCACAGCTAGCAAAAGATGTTCATATTGGAAATTTTGTTGAGGTAAAAGGCTCGAGTATTGGTGAAAATACCAAGGCTGGGCATTTGACCTATATTGGAAATGCTGAAGTAGGACGAGATGTCAATTTTGGAGCTGGAACGATTACCGTCAATTATGATGGACAGAAAAAATACACGACCAAGATTGGCGACCATGTCTTTGTTGGTTCAAACTCTACCTTGATTGCACCACTTGAAATTGGAGACAATGCCTTGACAGCAGCTGGATCAACCATTACAAGGAATGTCCCTCAAGATGCGGTCGCAATTGGGCGTAGTCGTCAGGAAAACAAGGCTGAATACGCCAAACGCCTCCCCCATTACCCAAAGGATAAGGAGGAATAA
- a CDS encoding NUDIX hydrolase has product MKFEEKTIKRTEIFKGHIFDVVVDDVALPMGGEAKRELIFHKGAVCVLAVTPEGKLILVKQYRKAIEQTSYEIPAGKLEVGENADPKAAALRELEEETGYTGELELLYDFYSAIGFCNERLRLYIAKNLVKVENPRPMDEDEVIEVYHVSLEEALALIASGDICDAKTIMAVQQLQLMRK; this is encoded by the coding sequence ATGAAATTCGAAGAAAAGACCATTAAGCGGACAGAGATTTTCAAAGGCCATATTTTCGATGTTGTTGTGGATGATGTAGCACTTCCTATGGGAGGCGAAGCCAAGCGGGAGTTGATTTTTCATAAGGGAGCAGTCTGTGTTCTTGCTGTGACTCCTGAGGGCAAGCTGATTTTGGTCAAGCAGTACCGCAAGGCGATTGAACAAACCAGCTATGAGATTCCAGCAGGGAAATTAGAAGTTGGAGAAAATGCTGACCCTAAAGCTGCTGCCCTTAGAGAATTAGAAGAAGAAACAGGTTATACTGGTGAGTTAGAGCTCTTGTATGATTTTTATTCTGCAATCGGTTTTTGTAATGAACGCTTGCGCCTTTACATTGCGAAGAATCTTGTTAAGGTTGAAAATCCCCGTCCTATGGACGAGGATGAAGTGATTGAAGTCTATCATGTGAGCTTAGAGGAGGCACTCGCTTTGATTGCTAGTGGCGATATTTGTGATGCTAAGACCATTATGGCTGTTCAGCAGTTACAATTGATGAGAAAGTAG
- a CDS encoding ASCH domain-containing protein translates to MTAEEMWEAYRLINPHIGDEVDAWQFGAEPDVLADLVLRGEKTATASVYDEYLVSGEILPKVGERSVILDSSGQAVCVIETKKVTIEPFYQVSAAHAFKEGEGDKSLDYWRRVHEDLFSKWLTELGLAFSIDSRVVLEEFEVVYPLS, encoded by the coding sequence ATGACAGCAGAAGAAATGTGGGAGGCTTATCGCCTCATCAATCCTCACATTGGAGATGAAGTAGACGCTTGGCAGTTTGGTGCTGAGCCAGATGTACTGGCTGATTTGGTTCTGCGAGGGGAGAAAACCGCAACGGCCTCAGTTTATGATGAATATCTTGTTTCAGGAGAAATCTTGCCAAAAGTTGGTGAGCGGAGTGTGATATTGGATAGCAGTGGACAGGCAGTTTGTGTTATTGAAACAAAGAAAGTAACGATTGAGCCTTTTTATCAGGTTTCAGCTGCCCATGCTTTTAAAGAAGGAGAGGGCGATAAGTCGCTCGATTATTGGCGTAGAGTTCATGAAGACTTGTTTAGCAAATGGCTGACAGAGCTAGGTCTCGCATTTTCCATTGATTCTCGAGTAGTTTTGGAGGAATTTGAAGTTGTTTATCCGCTCAGTTAA
- a CDS encoding sugar transferase — protein MAIHITNLYGQSSRSVALMSQAMVADIGRSLGMKEIGIYYYNSSQESASSKASRFDGMNAALAHGDIVIFQTPIWHSVSFEKEYLQCIKRYNIKLAIFIHDVLPLMFEGNYYLMSQVIENYNMADVLIVPSQAMVDVLRENGLTVKKIIIQHMWDHTIPLSEEEPRFSQTVNFSGSPKRFSFIEDWKSNILLQIFTDEADQVDLSGANLQLNGWKSGTELLSQLARNGGFGLVWNQRDGRDYYQLNASYKLSTYLAAGLPVFVPTTLSNKEIIVKNGLGFAISSLDDIPAILESLTEETYTRMVQKVKEFRMLLNQGYFTKKVLVDTIHALFRSEDEVDLP, from the coding sequence ATGGCTATACATATTACAAATCTATATGGTCAGTCCTCTAGGAGTGTGGCCTTGATGTCTCAGGCCATGGTAGCAGATATCGGTAGAAGTCTGGGCATGAAAGAGATTGGAATTTACTACTATAATTCTAGTCAGGAAAGTGCGAGTTCGAAGGCTTCCCGTTTTGATGGGATGAATGCAGCGTTGGCGCATGGGGATATCGTGATTTTCCAAACACCGATATGGCATTCAGTCAGTTTTGAGAAAGAATACTTACAGTGTATCAAGCGATACAACATCAAATTAGCGATTTTTATCCACGATGTTTTACCCTTGATGTTTGAAGGAAATTACTATCTCATGTCACAAGTGATTGAGAACTATAATATGGCAGATGTACTGATTGTTCCTTCACAAGCGATGGTAGATGTTTTACGAGAGAATGGGCTGACGGTTAAGAAAATCATTATCCAGCATATGTGGGATCATACCATACCATTAAGTGAGGAAGAGCCACGTTTTTCACAGACCGTTAATTTTTCAGGCTCACCAAAGCGCTTTTCCTTTATCGAGGATTGGAAGTCAAATATCTTACTTCAGATTTTTACAGATGAAGCGGATCAAGTGGATCTTTCTGGGGCTAATCTACAGCTCAATGGTTGGAAATCCGGAACAGAGTTGTTGAGTCAGCTTGCACGCAATGGCGGATTTGGCTTGGTTTGGAATCAGAGGGATGGTCGAGACTATTATCAGTTAAACGCTTCTTATAAATTGAGTACCTATTTAGCAGCGGGTCTCCCAGTCTTTGTGCCTACTACCTTATCGAATAAAGAAATCATTGTCAAAAATGGTCTAGGATTTGCCATTTCTTCTTTGGATGACATTCCTGCCATTTTAGAAAGTCTGACGGAAGAAACTTATACTCGGATGGTTCAGAAAGTCAAAGAATTTCGTATGCTTTTGAATCAAGGTTATTTTACAAAGAAGGTCTTGGTAGATACGATTCATGCCTTGTTTCGATCAGAGGATGAGGTTGACTTGCCATGA
- a CDS encoding 5'-methylthioadenosine/adenosylhomocysteine nucleosidase, with amino-acid sequence MKFGIIAAMPEELKTLVEALECGDEQIVLGRTYYTGRLGNHEVVLLQSGVGKVMSAMSVAILAQQFQVDVIVNTGSAGAVADGIEIGDVVVADQLAYHDVDLTAFGYEYGQMSAQPLYFEADKALLAQMKEILAQQAITAHSGLIATGDSFIAGQDKIATIKAHFSDVLAVEMEGAAIAQAAHSIGLPFLVIRAMSDTAQGDANITFDEFIIEAGKRSAEVLIAFLKTM; translated from the coding sequence ATGAAATTTGGAATTATTGCCGCTATGCCGGAAGAATTGAAGACCTTGGTGGAAGCGCTCGAGTGTGGGGATGAGCAAATCGTATTGGGAAGAACCTACTATACTGGAAGACTAGGAAACCATGAGGTGGTTTTGCTCCAATCAGGGGTTGGAAAGGTCATGTCGGCCATGTCTGTCGCTATCTTAGCCCAGCAATTTCAGGTTGATGTGATTGTGAATACTGGTTCAGCTGGCGCAGTTGCAGATGGGATTGAGATTGGGGATGTGGTTGTGGCAGATCAGTTAGCTTACCACGATGTGGACTTGACAGCCTTTGGCTACGAGTATGGGCAAATGTCAGCCCAACCCTTATATTTTGAAGCAGATAAAGCGCTCCTTGCGCAGATGAAAGAGATCCTTGCTCAGCAAGCTATCACAGCTCATAGTGGTTTAATTGCAACAGGAGACAGTTTTATTGCAGGACAGGATAAGATTGCAACGATTAAAGCGCATTTCTCTGATGTCTTAGCGGTTGAAATGGAGGGAGCAGCCATTGCCCAAGCCGCTCATAGTATTGGACTACCTTTCCTTGTCATCCGCGCCATGAGTGATACTGCGCAAGGAGATGCCAATATCACCTTTGATGAATTTATTATCGAAGCAGGAAAACGCTCGGCAGAAGTCTTGATTGCGTTTTTAAAAACGATGTAA
- a CDS encoding 3-oxoacyl-ACP reductase, which yields MTKKVLVTGVSSGIGRAQAQLFLEHGHEVYGVDKGEEPVLVGAFHFLQLDLRDNLAPLFDWLPEVDILCNTAGKLDAYKALLDTSEEEIEDILAINLLASMRITRFYLAKMLEKKAGIIINMCSIASFLAGGGGVAYTTSKHALAGFTKQLALDYADKGIQVFGLAPGAVKTAMTASDFEEGGLAEWVAAETPIKRWLDPEEIAEVTLFLASGKASSMQGEILKIDGGWSLK from the coding sequence ATGACTAAGAAAGTCCTTGTAACAGGGGTCTCATCAGGCATTGGACGGGCTCAGGCTCAGCTGTTTTTGGAGCATGGCCATGAGGTCTATGGTGTCGATAAGGGAGAAGAGCCTGTATTGGTCGGTGCCTTTCATTTTCTACAACTAGATTTACGAGATAACTTAGCACCACTTTTTGACTGGCTGCCAGAGGTGGATATTCTCTGCAATACCGCTGGAAAATTGGATGCTTATAAGGCACTTTTAGATACTAGTGAGGAAGAAATCGAGGACATCTTAGCTATTAATTTACTTGCTAGTATGCGGATTACCCGCTTTTATTTGGCAAAGATGCTGGAAAAAAAGGCAGGTATCATTATCAACATGTGCTCGATTGCTAGTTTCCTAGCTGGTGGTGGCGGTGTAGCCTATACGACTAGTAAGCATGCCCTTGCAGGTTTTACTAAGCAGCTGGCGCTCGATTATGCAGACAAGGGGATTCAGGTTTTTGGCTTAGCACCAGGTGCGGTCAAGACAGCCATGACGGCTAGTGACTTTGAAGAGGGAGGTCTTGCGGAATGGGTTGCGGCTGAAACGCCGATTAAGCGCTGGCTGGATCCGGAAGAAATTGCTGAAGTCACCCTCTTTTTGGCAAGCGGAAAAGCCAGTAGTATGCAGGGGGAAATCCTCAAGATTGACGGCGGTTGGAGTTTGAAATAG
- a CDS encoding ABC transporter permease yields MWKVIYTLAGTNLLKNRKLYYPFALVTALSATIAYLFTSLSHNPHLAEVYGAKTVTLTLQFGQYIVLFTVAMMLLYANGFVMKNRSKELGIYTVLGLEKGHLLLMTLVETILFSLVTVGFGLIFGVILDKLIYAILLKTMHVKVVLVSVFQWSNALTVILYFLLIFFGLAILNAGTLSLSSSLQLVKGQKRGEAKGRFLLLQTLLGLGILVYAYYLSLSVESPIKALPVFFTAVVLVIVATYILFHAGIISFLKWLQRRESYYYQPANFISVSNLVFRMRKNAMGLATIAILSTMFIITMIGGINIYVGGNDMIQQLEPNDFTYHYQFEKNGETTRNTTGDEEAVLKEWTSQNLEQNGVPISKMVTYTFFEGIIGKMEKNQVKLLDKNRTGFSFYDINVLYVFDEASYKGMTGERLDLSSDQVAVYSKNVDFDAHQPIVIGEQSFTVKKRLPKNFTAYQTPNNMTQLFPGLILVVHDLDDVSLLTNRKTYIGVDTSLTEEEQMQRWENWQALNPDQQPASLTLSGMGSGSRVAERASTFAFTGSLFFIGIFLSVVFLMATVLVIYYKQISEAYEDRERFVIMQKVGLDEGQTKQSIRKQMATVFFLPLSFAFLHLAFAYKVLSQILLQIGIINSGLVLQVALWSCFGYFTLYLLVYLLTARSYRSVIRSN; encoded by the coding sequence ATGTGGAAGGTCATCTATACATTAGCAGGCACTAACCTGTTGAAAAATCGGAAATTGTACTATCCCTTTGCCCTAGTGACGGCATTATCAGCAACGATTGCTTACCTATTTACCTCGCTTAGCCATAATCCACACTTGGCAGAGGTCTACGGAGCAAAAACGGTTACGCTGACTCTCCAATTTGGCCAGTATATCGTTCTGTTCACGGTTGCCATGATGCTCCTTTATGCCAATGGCTTCGTTATGAAAAATCGTTCGAAAGAGCTGGGAATCTATACAGTTCTTGGCCTAGAAAAAGGGCATCTGCTCCTAATGACTTTAGTTGAGACTATTTTATTTTCTCTAGTGACAGTGGGGTTCGGTCTCATTTTTGGAGTGATTTTGGATAAGCTGATCTATGCGATTTTACTCAAGACCATGCACGTTAAGGTGGTGTTGGTTTCCGTTTTCCAATGGAGCAATGCGCTGACGGTCATCTTGTATTTTCTCCTGATTTTTTTCGGATTGGCTATTCTAAATGCTGGAACATTAAGCCTATCTTCCTCTCTTCAGCTCGTGAAAGGTCAGAAACGTGGAGAAGCAAAAGGACGATTTTTACTACTTCAAACCTTGCTTGGATTGGGAATTTTGGTCTATGCCTACTATCTATCCCTAAGTGTAGAGAGTCCGATTAAGGCCCTGCCTGTCTTTTTCACAGCAGTTGTCCTCGTTATCGTTGCCACCTATATCCTCTTTCATGCTGGAATCATCAGTTTTTTGAAATGGTTGCAAAGGCGAGAAAGCTATTACTATCAGCCGGCGAATTTTATCTCTGTGTCTAATCTTGTCTTTCGGATGCGGAAAAACGCTATGGGGCTAGCGACCATTGCAATTTTGTCTACCATGTTTATTATTACGATGATTGGTGGAATCAATATCTATGTTGGCGGAAATGATATGATTCAGCAGTTGGAGCCAAATGATTTCACCTACCATTATCAATTTGAAAAAAATGGGGAAACTACAAGAAATACTACTGGTGATGAGGAAGCGGTACTGAAAGAATGGACCTCACAGAACCTAGAGCAAAATGGTGTTCCAATCAGCAAGATGGTTACCTATACCTTTTTTGAAGGCATTATAGGAAAGATGGAGAAAAATCAAGTCAAGCTCCTTGATAAGAATAGGACTGGGTTCAGTTTTTACGACATCAACGTCCTTTATGTCTTTGATGAAGCTTCTTATAAAGGCATGACAGGTGAGCGTTTAGACTTGTCAAGCGATCAGGTTGCAGTTTATAGCAAGAATGTTGATTTTGATGCGCATCAACCAATAGTGATAGGGGAGCAATCCTTTACGGTTAAAAAGCGCCTGCCCAAGAATTTTACAGCCTATCAAACACCGAACAATATGACCCAACTATTTCCAGGGCTTATTCTAGTTGTGCATGATTTAGACGATGTTTCCTTGCTGACAAATAGGAAGACCTATATCGGAGTAGATACTAGCTTGACCGAAGAGGAGCAGATGCAGCGTTGGGAAAATTGGCAGGCGCTGAATCCGGATCAGCAACCTGCCTCCCTCACCCTTTCTGGGATGGGATCAGGTAGTCGCGTAGCCGAACGAGCTAGTACCTTTGCCTTTACAGGTTCCCTCTTCTTTATTGGGATCTTCCTATCTGTGGTCTTCCTTATGGCAACTGTATTGGTGATTTACTACAAGCAGATATCAGAAGCCTATGAAGACAGGGAACGTTTTGTCATCATGCAAAAAGTAGGGCTGGATGAAGGACAGACCAAGCAGAGTATTCGCAAGCAGATGGCGACCGTCTTCTTTCTTCCTCTGAGCTTTGCCTTTCTGCATTTGGCTTTTGCCTATAAGGTTCTATCTCAGATTTTGCTGCAGATTGGAATTATCAATAGTGGTCTAGTCTTACAGGTTGCCCTATGGAGCTGTTTCGGGTATTTCACTCTCTATCTCCTTGTCTATCTCTTAACGGCTCGCTCATACCGATCTGTTATCCGTTCCAACTAA
- a CDS encoding DUF2829 domain-containing protein, which produces MTFEDILPGLKAKKKYVRTGWGGAENYVQLFDTIEQNGVALEVTPYFLINVSGEGEGFSMWSPTPCDVLATDWVEVHD; this is translated from the coding sequence ATGACATTTGAAGACATTTTACCAGGTTTAAAGGCCAAGAAGAAATACGTCCGTACAGGCTGGGGCGGGGCTGAAAACTATGTCCAACTCTTTGACACGATTGAGCAAAACGGTGTAGCGCTTGAAGTAACGCCCTACTTTTTAATCAATGTGTCAGGCGAGGGTGAAGGTTTTTCTATGTGGAGTCCAACACCGTGTGATGTCTTAGCGACAGACTGGGTGGAAGTCCATGACTAA
- the secY2 gene encoding accessory Sec system protein translocase subunit SecY2: protein MRNFLFRYPLVKKILFSLWISIVFLMGRYIPLPHVDMSQVSLVADSSLEVASALSGGSLANIGLFSLGLGPWMYSTVLNRVCTLGRKRQVGGNTQQRKQLLVMLLVAMIQGLGIALTLTYVEHSIFNSIQLIAMTTLLLVAGSFVLTWLGNLNVTYGVGGSTLIMFLGMIVSQFRAVPIFVDVLAGPKAMYALFILVWTLLSIYVTVVFEKAEYRIPIERVSINSEMVKKAYLPIRVNPSNGMPIMYAYTFLALPQYFLMVLSYLLKDTSLLQYGVYFTTRNEIGIGIYLLLVLLLSYSFAFVNLDPLSISKEFRASGDYIKNVRSGKPTQLYLTDYIRFFGIFSGIIMGILLSTPLILFLSEQELQTITPLSGIFMMMTGMVLMIREEVFTSRLRRQYTELF from the coding sequence ATGAGAAACTTTTTGTTTCGCTATCCACTCGTTAAGAAAATCTTATTTTCCCTTTGGATTAGTATTGTTTTTCTCATGGGGCGCTATATTCCCTTGCCTCATGTGGATATGTCACAGGTAAGTTTAGTTGCAGATTCATCTTTAGAAGTGGCTTCTGCTCTATCTGGTGGAAGTTTAGCCAATATCGGTCTTTTCTCGTTAGGCTTAGGCCCATGGATGTATTCGACGGTATTAAATAGGGTTTGTACACTTGGTCGAAAACGTCAAGTCGGAGGAAACACGCAGCAACGAAAACAGTTGCTGGTTATGTTACTTGTCGCTATGATTCAAGGTTTGGGAATTGCTCTTACGCTGACATATGTGGAGCATTCGATTTTTAATTCTATTCAACTCATTGCGATGACAACACTTTTGTTGGTAGCAGGGTCCTTTGTTCTTACGTGGTTAGGTAATCTGAACGTAACTTATGGTGTGGGTGGGTCGACCCTTATTATGTTTCTTGGTATGATTGTCTCACAGTTTCGGGCTGTTCCAATCTTTGTAGATGTCCTAGCAGGTCCTAAAGCGATGTATGCTTTATTTATCCTTGTCTGGACTTTATTGAGCATTTATGTGACAGTTGTTTTTGAGAAAGCAGAATACCGGATTCCTATTGAAAGAGTATCTATTAATAGCGAGATGGTTAAGAAGGCTTATTTGCCTATTCGTGTTAATCCTTCTAATGGAATGCCTATCATGTATGCCTATACTTTTTTGGCTCTTCCCCAGTATTTTTTAATGGTGCTATCCTATCTTTTAAAAGATACTTCCTTGTTGCAATATGGTGTTTATTTTACGACAAGAAATGAGATTGGGATTGGAATCTATCTATTATTGGTACTCTTATTATCGTATAGTTTTGCGTTTGTTAATTTGGATCCACTTTCTATTTCAAAAGAATTTCGCGCTTCAGGAGACTATATAAAAAATGTCCGTTCTGGCAAACCAACTCAACTGTATTTGACAGACTATATTCGCTTTTTTGGGATTTTTAGTGGAATAATCATGGGGATTTTACTCAGCACACCCCTCATTCTCTTCTTGTCGGAGCAGGAGTTGCAAACGATAACTCCTTTGTCGGGGATTTTTATGATGATGACAGGGATGGTGTTGATGATTCGTGAGGAAGTGTTTACTTCACGATTGCGACGGCAATACACAGAATTATTTTAA
- the macP gene encoding cell wall synthase accessory phosphoprotein MacP: MRKPLLTDEILEKAKQKRHQQQRFGYYAPDEDVMDEFAFEDEWEEEYTGYREGYTHRIPVESSIVKSRRIETIKREEFRGKVNKMLFWVILLVILFLIAVFFW, translated from the coding sequence ATGAGGAAGCCCTTATTGACAGATGAAATACTAGAGAAAGCGAAACAGAAAAGACATCAACAACAGCGTTTTGGCTATTATGCCCCTGATGAGGATGTGATGGATGAGTTTGCATTCGAAGATGAATGGGAGGAGGAGTACACAGGCTACCGTGAAGGCTATACTCACCGTATTCCCGTCGAATCTTCGATTGTCAAAAGTCGTCGTATTGAAACTATTAAGCGCGAGGAATTTCGTGGAAAAGTGAATAAAATGCTGTTTTGGGTTATTCTTTTGGTTATTCTCTTTCTCATTGCAGTCTTTTTTTGGTAA
- a CDS encoding glycosyltransferase family 8 protein, with the protein MSEHVIVFAADNKYTNQLVTAIKSVCTHNQNIKFYILNDDIPKEWFLIMERYLEELNCSICDVKLVENEVTKFTGPFSHINYVTYFRYMIPEVVTEDRALYLDVDLVVTGELDELFNLNLANHTIAAVPDWNQKDYPGHFNAGVLLFNLVRCRNEGFTERVISYTREHLPNLEVGDQTVLNHFYPDYLSLPNRYNAQIGAESLGANYRETESPIIFHFSTNQKPWSDYTYNGFRELWWFYHNLEWQELLAYWKIKKQDLKQLFSLNFRQECFIMTDSESIEQITYLIQMLPEYRFSIAARTVMAPSLRTLSQHKNVFIYPQVSKPMMEELLNRSSIYLDINHFNEVDDIVQRAKEGGKRIFAFSNTKHRNDDYYVEIVPESTPEKMIECLKAVCIENQ; encoded by the coding sequence ATGTCTGAACATGTGATTGTATTTGCTGCTGATAATAAATATACAAATCAGCTCGTGACAGCTATTAAGTCGGTATGTACGCATAACCAGAATATTAAATTTTATATCTTGAACGATGATATTCCCAAAGAATGGTTTCTTATAATGGAACGGTATCTGGAAGAATTGAATTGCAGTATTTGCGATGTGAAATTGGTTGAAAATGAAGTAACGAAGTTTACGGGACCGTTTTCTCATATCAATTATGTAACGTATTTTCGGTACATGATACCAGAAGTGGTCACAGAAGATAGAGCCTTGTACCTTGATGTGGATCTCGTTGTTACTGGGGAATTGGATGAACTTTTCAATCTAAATTTGGCTAATCATACAATCGCAGCAGTCCCAGATTGGAATCAAAAAGATTATCCAGGACATTTTAATGCTGGTGTTTTATTATTTAATTTAGTTCGTTGTCGCAATGAAGGCTTTACAGAACGAGTGATTAGCTATACACGAGAGCATTTACCGAATTTAGAAGTAGGGGATCAGACAGTGCTAAACCATTTCTATCCAGACTATCTATCTTTACCTAATCGCTATAATGCTCAAATTGGTGCAGAGTCACTAGGAGCAAATTATAGGGAAACAGAATCTCCGATCATATTTCATTTTTCGACAAATCAAAAACCTTGGAGTGACTATACGTATAATGGTTTTCGTGAGCTTTGGTGGTTTTACCATAATTTAGAATGGCAGGAGTTGCTAGCTTACTGGAAAATTAAGAAGCAAGATTTGAAACAACTGTTTTCTTTGAATTTTCGACAAGAGTGCTTTATTATGACAGATTCTGAAAGCATTGAACAAATTACCTATCTTATTCAAATGTTGCCAGAATATCGTTTTAGCATAGCAGCCCGTACGGTTATGGCACCAAGTTTACGGACTCTATCTCAGCATAAAAATGTTTTTATTTATCCACAGGTTAGTAAACCAATGATGGAGGAGCTGTTAAATCGTTCGTCAATCTATCTAGATATTAACCACTTTAATGAAGTGGATGATATTGTTCAGAGAGCAAAAGAAGGCGGTAAACGTATTTTTGCATTTTCAAATACAAAACATAGAAATGATGACTATTATGTAGAAATTGTCCCTGAAAGCACTCCTGAAAAGATGATTGAATGCTTAAAAGCAGTTTGTATCGAAAATCAGTAG
- a CDS encoding ABC transporter ATP-binding protein, with amino-acid sequence MVLLDVQHVQKIYQARFLANQVEALKDIHFTVEKGEYVAIMGESGSGKSTLLNILAMLDKPTQGKVFLNGVDTQTIKNKDASAFRREKLGFVFQDFNLLDTLSVKENVLLPLVLSRVPLYEMNKRQSEVLDSLGITSLKDKMPYEISGGQQQRVAVARAIITQPEILLADEPTGALDSKSSATLLDIFDQINEMGQTLLMVTHSTTAASRAKRVLFIKDGKLYNQIFRGDRTSHEMFQLISDTLTLMANRGE; translated from the coding sequence ATGGTGTTACTCGACGTTCAACATGTACAGAAGATCTATCAGGCACGCTTTTTAGCCAATCAGGTAGAGGCCTTAAAAGACATTCACTTTACCGTTGAAAAGGGTGAATATGTGGCAATTATGGGGGAATCAGGTTCGGGGAAATCGACCTTGCTCAATATTTTAGCCATGCTAGACAAGCCGACCCAAGGCAAGGTGTTCTTGAATGGGGTGGATACCCAGACAATCAAAAACAAGGATGCTTCTGCCTTTCGTAGGGAGAAGTTGGGTTTTGTTTTTCAAGATTTTAACCTACTAGACACCCTATCGGTCAAGGAAAATGTCCTCCTTCCCTTGGTGTTATCGCGTGTCCCTCTCTATGAGATGAATAAGCGGCAATCAGAAGTGCTCGATAGCCTAGGAATTACCAGCTTAAAAGATAAAATGCCCTATGAGATTTCAGGTGGTCAGCAGCAGCGGGTCGCAGTCGCGCGTGCCATTATCACGCAACCAGAAATTCTACTAGCAGATGAGCCAACTGGGGCGCTTGATTCCAAGTCTTCTGCAACCTTGCTGGATATTTTTGACCAAATCAACGAAATGGGGCAAACCCTTCTGATGGTTACCCACTCGACTACAGCAGCCAGTCGGGCAAAACGTGTCCTCTTTATCAAGGATGGCAAGCTTTACAATCAGATTTTTCGAGGAGATCGTACCTCACATGAGATGTTTCAGTTGATTTCAGATACGCTGACCCTCATGGCGAATCGAGGTGAGTAG